One window of the Shimwellia blattae DSM 4481 = NBRC 105725 genome contains the following:
- a CDS encoding MFS transporter: protein MNTPSNHHVRWFTLLGTIITQFALGSVYTWSLFNGALSDKLGEPVSQVAFSFGILSLGLALSSSVAGKLQERFGVRNVTIASGVLLGLGLYLTAHANNLMMLWLSAGVLVGLADGAGYLLTLSNCVKWFPERKGLISAFAIGSYGLGSLGFKFIDSQLLASYGLEHTFIIWGALVAVMIIGGAFLMKDAPLQQASAGNGETAKDYTLAQSMRKPQYWMLAVMFLTACMSGLYVIGVAKDIAQTMAHLDVATAANAVTVISIANLGGRLVLGILSDKMARIRVITLGQIICLIGMAALLFAPLNAWTFFAAIACVAFNFGGTITVYPSLVSDFFGLNNLAKNYGVIYLGFGIGSICGSIIASLFGGFHVTFLVIFALLIVSLAFSTAIRRPQALSLHHSHA, encoded by the coding sequence ATGAATACACCCTCTAATCACCATGTTCGCTGGTTTACCCTGCTGGGCACCATCATTACGCAGTTTGCGCTTGGCTCGGTATATACCTGGAGCCTGTTTAATGGCGCGTTGTCCGACAAGCTGGGCGAGCCGGTAAGCCAGGTGGCCTTTTCGTTCGGTATTTTAAGCCTTGGTCTGGCGCTCTCCTCTTCGGTTGCGGGGAAATTACAGGAGCGCTTCGGAGTGCGTAATGTCACTATCGCCTCCGGTGTGCTGCTGGGCCTGGGGCTGTATCTTACGGCGCACGCAAACAACCTGATGATGCTGTGGCTGAGCGCCGGGGTGCTGGTGGGCCTTGCGGACGGGGCCGGTTACCTGCTGACCCTCTCCAACTGTGTGAAATGGTTCCCGGAGCGTAAGGGGCTGATTTCTGCGTTTGCCATCGGTTCTTACGGGCTTGGCAGCCTCGGGTTTAAATTTATCGACAGCCAGCTGCTGGCATCCTACGGCCTGGAGCACACCTTTATTATCTGGGGTGCCCTGGTGGCGGTGATGATTATTGGCGGCGCCTTCCTGATGAAAGACGCTCCGCTGCAGCAGGCATCTGCCGGTAACGGCGAAACGGCCAAAGACTACACGCTGGCGCAGTCCATGCGTAAACCTCAGTACTGGATGCTGGCCGTGATGTTCCTGACCGCCTGCATGAGTGGCCTGTATGTAATTGGTGTGGCGAAAGATATTGCCCAGACCATGGCGCATCTGGATGTGGCGACAGCGGCAAACGCCGTAACGGTTATCTCCATCGCTAACCTGGGTGGCCGCCTGGTGCTGGGGATCCTGTCTGACAAAATGGCCCGTATCCGCGTTATCACCCTTGGGCAGATTATCTGCCTGATCGGGATGGCCGCACTGCTGTTCGCACCGCTCAATGCCTGGACCTTCTTCGCCGCTATCGCCTGTGTTGCCTTTAACTTCGGCGGGACTATCACCGTCTATCCGTCACTGGTGAGCGACTTCTTCGGCCTGAACAACCTGGCGAAAAACTACGGGGTGATTTATCTGGGGTTCGGTATCGGCAGCATCTGCGGCTCGATTATTGCCTCCCTGTTCGGTGGCTTCCACGTGACCTTCCTGGTGATTTTCGCCCTGCTGATTGTCTCCCTGGCGTTCTCTACCGCCATTCGCCGCCCGCAGGCGCTGAGCCTGCACCATTCCCACGCCTGA
- the eptB gene encoding kdo(2)-lipid A phosphoethanolamine 7''-transferase, whose product MKFIKSMTQQRLCFLLAVYIGLFLNMAVFSRRFDSDVDGFASRELTMGVELMATILVTFFLFRVLSLAGRFTWRVLASLVVVFSVAASYYMTFMNVIIGYGIIASVMTTDVDLSKEVVGWHFILWVVLVSLAPLWLIWRNDCQQTLLRQVRSPGQHLKSLGMLLVAGLLVWAPIRMMDNVQKKHEKASRVDLPSYGGVVANSYLPSNWISALGLYAWAQVDESSDSRSLLNPAKKFTYTAPQDDDDTWVVFIIGETTRWDHMGLLGYGRDTTPKLAAEKNLVAFRGESCDTATKLSLRCMFVREGGAAENPQRTLHEQNVFAVLKQLGFESTLSAMQSEMWFYSNTLADNIAYREQIGAEPANQGKQVDDMLLVDEMKRYMAGQPQGKQLYIFHTKGSHFSYSQRYPRSFARWKPECVGVDDNCTREELVNAYDNSVLYVDTFIDSVIDQVRDRKAIVFYAADHGESISEGKHLHGTPRKLAPPEQFRVPMMVWMSDKYLENPRNQQALAQLKAAAAGKTTRHHVELYDTVMGCLGYSSPDGGINQNNNWCHIPAQKK is encoded by the coding sequence ATGAAATTTATTAAATCGATGACTCAGCAGAGACTCTGCTTTCTGCTGGCGGTGTATATCGGCCTGTTTCTGAATATGGCCGTATTCTCCCGCCGCTTCGATAGTGATGTTGATGGGTTTGCCTCCCGGGAGCTGACCATGGGTGTGGAGCTGATGGCGACAATCCTGGTTACGTTCTTCCTGTTTCGCGTGTTATCGCTGGCCGGGCGCTTCACCTGGCGCGTGCTGGCCTCTCTGGTGGTGGTGTTTTCCGTAGCCGCCAGCTACTACATGACCTTTATGAACGTGATAATCGGCTACGGGATTATCGCCTCGGTCATGACAACCGATGTCGACCTCTCTAAAGAGGTGGTGGGCTGGCACTTTATCCTGTGGGTGGTGCTGGTGAGCCTTGCGCCTTTGTGGCTTATCTGGCGTAACGACTGCCAGCAAACCCTGCTGCGGCAGGTGCGCTCCCCGGGGCAGCACCTGAAAAGCCTGGGGATGCTGCTGGTGGCGGGCCTGCTGGTGTGGGCGCCTATCCGCATGATGGATAACGTGCAGAAAAAGCACGAGAAAGCCAGCCGGGTCGATCTGCCAAGCTATGGTGGCGTGGTGGCGAACTCGTACCTGCCGTCTAACTGGATCTCCGCACTGGGGCTGTATGCCTGGGCCCAGGTGGATGAATCGTCTGACAGCCGTTCGCTGCTCAACCCGGCAAAGAAATTTACCTACACAGCACCGCAGGATGACGACGACACCTGGGTGGTGTTTATCATCGGCGAAACCACCCGATGGGACCATATGGGGTTACTGGGCTACGGGCGCGATACCACCCCGAAACTGGCGGCAGAGAAAAACCTGGTGGCGTTCCGGGGCGAATCCTGCGACACGGCGACCAAGCTCTCCCTGCGCTGCATGTTTGTGCGTGAGGGCGGGGCTGCGGAGAACCCCCAGCGCACCCTGCATGAACAGAACGTATTTGCAGTGCTGAAGCAACTGGGCTTTGAGTCCACGCTTTCCGCCATGCAGAGCGAGATGTGGTTTTACTCCAACACCCTGGCCGACAATATTGCCTACCGGGAGCAGATTGGGGCAGAGCCCGCCAACCAGGGCAAGCAGGTAGACGACATGCTGCTGGTCGACGAAATGAAGCGCTATATGGCCGGTCAGCCCCAGGGGAAACAGCTGTATATCTTCCACACCAAAGGCTCGCATTTTTCCTATTCCCAGCGCTATCCGCGCAGCTTTGCCCGCTGGAAGCCGGAATGTGTGGGGGTGGATGACAACTGCACCCGGGAGGAGCTGGTCAACGCCTATGACAACTCGGTGCTGTATGTGGATACCTTTATTGATAGCGTGATTGACCAGGTTCGCGACAGGAAAGCCATTGTGTTTTATGCCGCCGACCACGGGGAGTCGATCAGCGAAGGGAAGCACCTGCACGGCACGCCGCGCAAACTGGCCCCGCCGGAGCAGTTCCGGGTGCCGATGATGGTCTGGATGTCGGACAAATACCTTGAAAACCCGCGCAACCAGCAGGCGCTGGCGCAGCTTAAAGCCGCGGCCGCCGGGAAGACCACACGCCACCACGTGGAGCTGTACGACACGGTAATGGGCTGCCTGGGCTACAGCTCACCGGACGGCGGCATCAACCAGAACAACAACTGGTGCCACATTCCGGCGCAGAAAAAATAG